From one Melioribacteraceae bacterium genomic stretch:
- a CDS encoding YeeE/YedE thiosulfate transporter family protein, with product MTALTHILSKVKLQVTDNEHTYSHVEAKPYSNPYYVGFGLGLVLLAAFVIMGRGLGASGAVSSVVTVGVNAVAPEHAQSNGYFSSYLGDGSVSPLKDWLVFEVLGVIFGGFLSGMLAGRVKGGVEKGPRVKTRTRFIFAFIGGTLMGFGAKLARGCTSGQALTGGALLGLGSWAFMLAVFAGGYAVAYFMRRQWR from the coding sequence ATGACAGCACTTACTCACATTTTATCAAAAGTTAAACTTCAGGTGACTGATAATGAACATACTTACAGTCACGTTGAAGCAAAACCTTATTCAAATCCATATTACGTCGGATTTGGGTTGGGGCTTGTTTTATTAGCAGCATTCGTTATTATGGGAAGGGGACTCGGAGCTTCCGGCGCGGTTTCATCGGTTGTAACCGTTGGAGTAAACGCAGTTGCTCCGGAACATGCACAGAGTAACGGTTACTTTTCATCTTATCTCGGCGACGGTTCTGTTAGCCCTCTAAAAGATTGGCTTGTATTCGAAGTTCTCGGAGTTATCTTCGGTGGATTTTTATCCGGTATGTTAGCCGGAAGAGTTAAAGGCGGAGTTGAAAAAGGACCGCGTGTTAAAACAAGAACTCGATTTATTTTCGCTTTTATCGGCGGTACATTAATGGGATTCGGGGCTAAGCTTGCAAGAGGATGCACAAGCGGACAAGCGCTTACCGGTGGAGCTTTACTCGGACTCGGGAGCTGGGCATTTATGCTTGCAGTTTTTGCCGGCGGATATGCAGTAGCTTATTTTATGAGGAGGCAATGGAGATGA
- a CDS encoding nucleoside-triphosphatase, translated as MKKIILFSGPIHSGKTTRLQNFIADKNCDGIIAPVKEGKRYIQRIKTGEIKLLETKSHEAIVIGKYKFSKEVMDWAKQQIKESLHTEADYIVIDEVGKLEMVDQGYEPTISIAVDKFKKENLFELVLVVRESLVDEVIEKYGLSECNYEFTD; from the coding sequence ATGAAGAAAATAATATTATTTAGCGGACCGATTCATTCCGGTAAAACTACACGATTGCAAAATTTTATTGCAGACAAAAACTGTGACGGAATTATTGCGCCTGTAAAAGAAGGTAAAAGATACATTCAGCGAATCAAAACCGGTGAAATAAAATTGCTTGAAACGAAAAGTCATGAGGCAATTGTTATTGGGAAATATAAATTCAGCAAAGAAGTTATGGATTGGGCAAAGCAACAGATTAAAGAATCATTACATACCGAAGCTGATTACATTGTTATTGATGAGGTCGGAAAACTCGAAATGGTTGATCAAGGTTATGAACCGACGATAAGCATTGCCGTTGATAAATTCAAAAAAGAAAATTTGTTTGAACTTGTTTTAGTCGTGAGAGAAAGTTTGGTTGATGAGGTTATCGAAAAGTATGGATTAAGTGAGTGTAATTACGAATTTACGGATTAG
- a CDS encoding rhodanese-like domain-containing protein, translating to MKNYIMNLSGSKKLAIVGLILGLVAVLLGNPYDNTYAKVNVKELSVEAIRDSEIINVKELADWIIEGRVDYRLVDLRDEEAFKEYFIPTAVNIQTSKLLESNLMRNQKILLYCEDNIKAAQGWFILKANNYKGVYILDGGVDSWKDEILFPSISTNASPEEKAEFDKMVEVSKFFGGSPQVGETEGGKEIKMPKIEMPAAIPMNTNSGKPKREGC from the coding sequence ATGAAAAATTACATTATGAATTTATCCGGTTCAAAAAAATTAGCAATAGTTGGTTTAATACTCGGTTTGGTTGCGGTACTTCTCGGTAATCCATACGATAATACTTATGCAAAAGTAAATGTGAAAGAGTTATCCGTCGAGGCAATTCGTGATAGCGAAATAATCAACGTTAAAGAACTTGCCGACTGGATAATTGAAGGAAGAGTAGATTACAGATTGGTGGACTTGCGCGATGAGGAAGCTTTCAAAGAATATTTTATTCCGACTGCAGTAAATATTCAGACTTCAAAATTATTAGAATCCAATTTAATGCGTAATCAAAAAATTCTTTTGTACTGCGAAGATAATATCAAAGCAGCGCAAGGTTGGTTTATTCTGAAAGCTAATAATTACAAGGGTGTGTATATCTTGGACGGTGGTGTTGATAGTTGGAAAGATGAAATCCTATTTCCAAGTATATCCACGAATGCTTCGCCGGAAGAAAAAGCAGAGTTTGATAAGATGGTTGAAGTAAGCAAATTTTTCGGCGGCTCACCACAAGTCGGCGAAACCGAAGGTGGAAAAGAAATTAAAATGCCTAAGATTGAAATGCCTGCTGCGATACCGATGAATACAAACAGCGGTAAACCGAAGCGGGAAGGATGTTAA
- a CDS encoding YeeE/YedE thiosulfate transporter family protein, giving the protein MNAPFYKFDLFGFDVSLIIAFAIGIGFGFALERGGFGSARILAAQFYFTNMRVLKVMFTAIVTAMIGVFYLSYIGYLDLSLVFISDTYIIPQVVGGLILGMGFIIGGYCPGTSFVAFSTGKKDAIVFILGVTFGIFIFAELFPFIEDFYYSTNMGRVTLPDYFGLSYGMVVFLVVLMALGAFAAAEWGERVMAKKGESK; this is encoded by the coding sequence ATGAATGCACCATTTTACAAATTCGACTTATTTGGTTTTGACGTTAGTTTAATAATTGCATTTGCAATCGGTATCGGTTTCGGGTTTGCTTTAGAACGCGGCGGATTCGGGAGTGCAAGAATTTTAGCTGCGCAATTTTACTTTACCAATATGCGCGTTCTTAAAGTTATGTTCACTGCAATTGTTACCGCAATGATCGGCGTTTTTTATTTGTCATACATTGGATACTTAGATTTATCCTTAGTTTTTATAAGTGATACATATATCATCCCTCAAGTTGTAGGCGGATTAATTCTCGGTATGGGATTTATAATTGGTGGATACTGTCCCGGTACTTCTTTTGTCGCATTTTCAACGGGCAAGAAGGATGCAATTGTTTTTATACTCGGAGTTACTTTCGGCATATTTATCTTCGCTGAATTATTCCCATTCATCGAAGATTTTTATTACTCAACAAATATGGGAAGAGTAACTTTGCCCGACTACTTCGGACTTTCTTACGGGATGGTTGTATTTTTAGTAGTGTTGATGGCGCTTGGTGCTTTTGCCGCAGCAGAGTGGGGTGAAAGAGTTATGGCGAAAAAAGGAGAATCAAAATGA